In Cervus elaphus chromosome 7, mCerEla1.1, whole genome shotgun sequence, the following proteins share a genomic window:
- the RPL7L1 gene encoding 60S ribosomal protein L7-like 1 yields MSSSCRVGKMAEEEPRRKIPLVPENLLKKRKAYQALKATQAKQALLQRKEQRKGKQVKFKRLEWFVHDSWRQLRDRVRLRRLEVKPHALEVPDKHSLAFVVRIERINGVSSVVQRTIARLRLNKIFSGVFVKVTPKTIKTLRIVEPYVTWGFPNLKSVRELILKRGQAKVKNKVIPLTDNTVIEEHLGKFDVICLEDLIHEIAFPGKNFQAISRFLRPFQLSVARHATKNRVGFLKEVGSPGYRGERINQLIRQLN; encoded by the exons ATGAGTAGTAGCTGCCGCGTTGGAAAGATGGCGGAGGAAGA ACCAAGAAGAAAGATCCCTTTGGTTCCAGAGAATCTCCTGAAAAAGAGGAAGGCTTATCAGGCCCTCAAAGCCACCCAGGCAAAACAGGCGCTTTTGCAAAGGAAGGAG cagaggaaaggaaaacaagtcAAGTTTAAGCGACTAGAATGGTTTGTACATGATTCCTGGCGGCAACTTCGGGACAGAGTGCGACTCAGACGGCTAGAAGTGAAACCTCATGCCTTGGAAGTGCCAGACAAACATTCCTTGGCCTTTGTTGTACGCATTGAAAG GATTAATGGGGTGAGTTCAGTGGTGCAAAGGACCATTGCCAGACTTCGCCTGAATAAGATTTTCAGTGGTGTCTTTGTGAAAGTGACCCCTAAAACCATAAAGACGCTTCGTATCGTGGAGCCTTATGTGACCTGGGG ATTTCCAAATCTGAAGTCTGTTCGGGAACTCATCTTGAAACGTGGACAAGCGAAGGTCAAGAACAAAGTCATCCCTCTGACAGACAACACAGTTATTGAGGAGCACCTGG GGAAGTTTGATGTCATTTGCTTGGAAGACCTCATTCATGAAATTGCCTTCCCGGGGAAGAATTTCCAGGCAATCTCAAGGTTCCTGCGCCCTTTCCAACTCTCAGTGGCCCGTCACGCTACAAAGAACAGAGTGGGCTTCCTCAAGGAAGTGGGCTCGCCGGGCTATCGAGGTGAACGCATCAATCAGCTCATCCGgcagctgaactga